A part of Ascochyta rabiei chromosome 3, complete sequence genomic DNA contains:
- a CDS encoding class II myosin, translated as MSAPSIHAEPPPEVVCDPEGLQYETGPQLGKGGFAICHRAKLLGHDHLGSSTVALKIVRSKMEPPKLAQKFVTELQIHSKLAHPNIVEFYRAFSFHASTYVVLELCENGSLADAIKKRKYFTMPEIRRFMIQTCGAIKYLHQRNIVHRDLKTGNLFLDKDMNVKVGDFGLAALLLSQNDYGAIRRTTMCGTPNYLAPEVLEKTGKGHDEKVDLWAIGIMMYTLAVGRAPFHAAKREDIYRKLKAREYSWPDPAKCANDITDDLRDIVSLLLVHEDDRPTPDQIVAHPFFKLGMIPLELDNGCTSKIPRWPKERAPTASTIRRGYTEEWWTLCKASAVGEYEPGKAFGAYGSRRNKTVARDCQKEIEAGKQPNIPFSKDVVYVPFPARVQWPHQAAPGGLSEISEEKESSQEGQALVETSGNDRLKGRLPRVRREMPPPALKENEPVATQESVPSTEPEPARRILDKQPTRLRAVRKISSSAPVAAATAPAPVPLRAPRETRPTTRARAAKEGAKKVAQETETGLPDLPPLRAIKTTVRVTEKPEPTPQFMTSTRSTKLSTSTGSEPKFHAVSGELPATDPVTVLARLYTFRDNLARALEKKPSKSRREQPPQLPFVTKWVDYSRRYGVGYVLDDGSIGTLLTADEQNPVTAAIATDGYNHLKKNGRNREAAKSVPLEYYTTVKKDRGLSQVEVQDRRRTEEIRTVWHKFGKYMCATFGDEELVVKEGPRQSNFVKFYQRLGNVGIWGFDDGSFQFNFPDHTKLVLSSDGGYATFLCLPYEATALLEATGNVPWRHVRARETLKGSLQQLLYGSADKADGYKAITQGNQLREKIEFIYAVVGEWVREGGLGCLVEPKEYSWTGPQLEETKRLDWASVGRSGGDVFS; from the exons ATGTCTGCCCCGTCCATCCACGCCGAGCCGCCGCCAGAGGTGGTGTGCGACCCCGAAGGCCTGCAGTATGAAACCGGTCCACAGCTGGGCAAAGGCGGCTTTGCCATCTGCCACCGCGCGAAGCTGCTGGGCCACGACCACCTGGGCAGCAGTACAGTCGCTTTGAAGATCGTCAGATCTAAGATGGAGCCCCCCAAACTGGCACAAAAG TTTGTGACCGAACTGCAAATCCACTCCAAGCTGGCCCATCCCAACATTGTCGAGTTCTACCGCGCCTTCTCTTTCCACGCAAGCACCTATGTCGTCCTGGAGCTGTGCGAAAACGGCTCCCTCGCCGACGCGATCAAGAAGCGCAAGTACTTCACCATGCCTGAGATTCGCCGCTTCATGATCCAAACATGTGGTGCCATCAAGTACTTGCACCAGCGAAACATCGTGCACCGCGACCTCAAGACCGGCAACCTCTTCCTCGACAAGGACATGAATGTCAAGGTCGGCGACTTTGGCCTTGCTGCCCTGCTCCTCTCCCAAAACGACTACGGTGCGATTCGACGGACGACCATGTGCGGCACACCGAACTATCTTGCGCCCGAGGTCCTCGAGAAGACAGGCAAGGGCCACGACGAGAAGGTCGATTTGTGGGCGATTGGCATAATGATGTACACGCTCGCTGTAGGCCGCGCGCCTTTTCACGCAGCGAAGCGCGAGGACATCTACCGAAAATTGAAGGCGCGTGAATACTCCTGGCCGGACCCAGCGAAGTGCGCGAACGACATCACAGACGACCTGCGCGACATTGTGTCGTTACTGCTGGTACACGAAGACGACAGACCCACGCCTGATCAGATTGTAGCCCACCCCTTCTTCAAACTAGGAATGATCCCACTCGAGCTGGACAACGGATGCACTTCAAAGATTCCAAGATGGCCCAAGGAGCGCGCGCCTACGGCCTCGACCATAAGACGAGGATATACCGAAGAATGGTGGACGTTGTGCAAGGCTTCCGCGGTGGGTGAGTATGAGCCAGGGAAAGCGTTTGGTGCGTATGGGAGCAGAAGAAACAAGACGGTGGCTCGTGATTGCCAGAAAGAGATTGAAGCTGGCAAGCAGCCTAACATTCCGTTCAGCAAGGACGTCGTCTACGTGCCATTCCCTGCACGCGTGCAATGGCCGCATCAAGCTGCGCCTGGAGGATTGAGCGAGATCTCAGAGGAGAAGGAGTCGTCACAAGAGGGTCAGGCGCTGGTGGAGACATCTGGGAACGACCGGTTAAAGGGGCGCCTCCCTCGCGTCAGGAGAGAGATGCCACCGCCGGCACTCAAAGAAAACGAGCCCGTAGCAACCCAGGAATCGGTACCGTCGACAGAGCCGGAGCCTGCTCGTAGGATTTTGGACAAGCAGCCTACAAGATTACGAGCAGTCCGCAAGATCTCGAGCTCTGCTCCGGTCGCTGCCGccacagcaccagcacctGTACCATTGCGGGCACCTCGAGAAACCCGGCCAACAACACGAGCTCGAGCTGCGAAGGAAGGTGCCAAGAAGGTGGCGCAAGAGACGGAGACGGGGCTCCCTGATCTTCCGCCTCTTCGCGCAATAAAGACTACCGTGCGAGTGACTGAGAAGCCGGAACCCACGCCCCAATTCATGACATCCACACGAAGCACCAAGCTTTCAACATCGACTGGAAGCGAACCAAAGTTCCATGCTGTCAGCGGTGAACTACCGGCCACTGATCCTGTAACGGTTTTGGCCCGTCTGTATACGTTCCGAGACAATCTTGCGCGAGCTCTCGAGAAGAAGCCATCGAAGTCCCGAAGAGAGCAGCCTCCACAGCTGCCGTTTGTGACGAAATGGGTCGACTATTCTCGCAGATATGGAGTCGGCTATGTCTTGGACGACGGTAGCATCGGCACTCTTCTCACAGCAGACGAACAAAACCCGGTCACAGCTGCGATTGCCACGGACGGGTACAACCACCTTAAAAAGAATGGCAGGAACCGAGAAGCAGCGAAGAGTGTTCCGCTTGAATACTATACCACAGTCAAGAAAGATCGGGGCCTGTCTCAAGTCGAGGTCCAGGATCGGCGACGCACGGAAGAGATTCGAACAGTCTGGCACAAGTTCGGGAAGTACATGTGCGCGACTTTCGGTGATGAAGAGCTGGTTGTGAAAGAAGGGCCAAGACAGTCGAACTTTGTAAAGTTCTACCAGCGACTTGGCAACGTCGGCATCTGGGGGTTCGACGATGGTTCTTTCCAG TTCAATTTCCCAGATCACACGAAGCTGGTGCTGTCGTCGGATGGAGGCTACGCCACGTTCTTGTGCCTGCCCTACGAAGCAACAGCACTCCTCGAAGCAACGGGCAACGTACCCTGGAGACACGTCAGGGCACGTGAAACGCTCAAGGGATCGTTACAACAGCTGCTGTACGGGTCTGCGGACAAGGCCGATGGGTACAAAGCGATCACTCAGGGCAACCAACTTCGCGAGAAGATTGAGTTCATCTACGCTGTCGTCGGGGAGTGGGTGCGAGAAGGAGGCCTGGGCTGCCTCGTCGAACCCAAGGAGTACTCTTGGACGGGGCCGCAACTGGAAGAGACGAAGCGACTGGACTGGGCGAGTGTTGGGCGTTCGGGCGGCGACGTCTTCTCATGA